From one Bordetella genomosp. 9 genomic stretch:
- a CDS encoding SWIB/MDM2 domain-containing protein encodes MATPSKTASARKPNAAFMKPLTPSADLAAVIGPEAVPRTEVTKKIWEYIKKHNLQDASNKRNINADDKLRPLFGKDQVSMFELTKLVNAHLK; translated from the coding sequence ATGGCCACACCCTCCAAAACCGCGTCCGCCCGCAAGCCGAATGCTGCTTTCATGAAGCCGCTCACCCCGAGCGCGGATCTGGCTGCGGTCATCGGTCCCGAGGCGGTGCCCCGCACCGAGGTCACGAAAAAGATCTGGGAATACATCAAGAAGCACAACCTGCAAGATGCCAGCAATAAGCGCAACATCAACGCAGATGACAAGCTGCGCCCGCTGTTTGGCAAAGACCAGGTTTCGATGTTCGAACTGACCAAGCTGGTCAACGCGCATCTCAAGTAA
- a CDS encoding DUF4870 family protein, whose protein sequence is MSEPQIPVTTNSPDLRTITHVAYGLYALGFVTGGFLAIATLAAVVLVYIKRADAAGTYYASHFDWLLRTFWWALLWLAISAIATLIFIGWIGVAATVIWVLYRLIKGWLALMEGRAPTAYA, encoded by the coding sequence GTGAGTGAGCCCCAGATCCCTGTGACCACCAACAGTCCTGACCTGCGCACCATTACGCATGTCGCGTACGGCTTGTACGCATTGGGCTTCGTGACCGGCGGCTTTCTCGCCATCGCCACGCTCGCGGCTGTCGTGCTCGTTTATATCAAGCGCGCCGACGCGGCCGGCACCTACTATGCGTCGCACTTCGACTGGCTGCTGCGCACCTTCTGGTGGGCGCTGCTGTGGTTGGCGATCAGCGCGATCGCGACCTTGATCTTCATCGGTTGGATCGGTGTCGCGGCGACCGTGATCTGGGTGCTTTACCGCTTGATCAAGGGCTGGCTCGCGCTGATGGAAGGTCGTGCGCCCACGGCATATGCGTGA
- a CDS encoding Lrp/AsnC family transcriptional regulator: MSTDALDRTDRKILAELQRDGRLTNQELADRVSLSPSPCLRRVRRLEEEGYIGRYVALVDAGKVGFGLLAYITIRLNKHSGSSHAPMADFARDVQAWPEVVACYAMTGDMDYLLRIQVRDLAHFSRFAMDTLMQHPAVIDMRSSFALQTLKETTELAL; encoded by the coding sequence ATGTCAACAGACGCGTTGGATCGGACCGATCGCAAGATCCTGGCCGAGCTGCAGCGGGACGGGCGGTTGACGAACCAGGAGCTGGCGGACCGGGTGTCGTTGTCGCCCAGTCCCTGCCTGCGCCGGGTCCGGCGCCTGGAAGAAGAGGGCTATATCGGCCGCTACGTCGCGCTGGTGGACGCCGGGAAAGTCGGGTTCGGCCTGCTTGCCTACATTACGATCCGCCTCAATAAGCACAGCGGCTCCAGCCATGCGCCCATGGCCGACTTCGCGCGTGACGTCCAGGCCTGGCCCGAGGTCGTGGCCTGCTACGCGATGACGGGTGACATGGACTATCTGTTGCGCATCCAGGTACGCGACCTGGCCCACTTCTCCCGCTTCGCCATGGATACGCTGATGCAGCATCCCGCCGTCATCGACATGCGCTCCAGCTTCGCGCTGCAGACGCTCAAGGAGACGACCGAGCTGGCGCTGTAA
- the hppD gene encoding 4-hydroxyphenylpyruvate dioxygenase, with amino-acid sequence MTEPFRPWDNPMGTAGFEFVEYAAPDPAALRRVFEQLGFKAIARHRHKDVILYRQGGVNFLVNAEPDSFAQRFARLHGPSICAIAFRVQDAAAAYRRALELGAWGFDSHSGPMELNIPAIKGIGDSLIYLVDRWRGKEGHGGIGDISIYDVDFEPIDAQTAESDLTYAGAGLTMVDHLTHNVHKGRMAEWAEFYERLFNFREVRYFDIEGQVTGVKSKAMTSPCGNIRIPINEEGTEQKGQIQEYLDLYRGEGIQHIAMGTDDIYATVEALRARGVTFLDTPDTYYELLDRRIPDHGEQTARLAHNRILLDGAPGGGLLLQIFTENQVGPIFFEIIQRKGNEGFGEGNFKALFESIELDQMRRGVLKPVETAGKD; translated from the coding sequence ATGACTGAACCTTTCCGCCCCTGGGACAACCCGATGGGTACCGCCGGTTTCGAATTCGTCGAGTACGCGGCGCCCGACCCCGCGGCCCTGCGCCGGGTGTTCGAGCAACTGGGTTTCAAGGCCATCGCGCGGCATCGCCATAAGGATGTGATCCTGTATCGCCAGGGCGGCGTCAACTTCCTGGTGAATGCCGAACCGGATTCGTTCGCCCAGCGCTTCGCGCGCCTGCATGGCCCGTCCATCTGTGCCATCGCGTTCCGCGTCCAGGACGCGGCGGCGGCGTACCGTCGCGCGCTGGAGCTGGGTGCCTGGGGCTTCGACTCCCACAGCGGACCCATGGAGTTGAACATACCCGCCATCAAGGGCATCGGCGACTCGCTGATCTATCTGGTGGACCGTTGGCGCGGCAAGGAGGGGCACGGCGGGATCGGCGACATCAGCATCTACGACGTCGACTTCGAGCCCATCGACGCGCAGACGGCGGAAAGCGATCTGACCTATGCCGGCGCGGGGCTGACGATGGTCGATCACCTGACCCACAATGTGCACAAGGGGCGCATGGCGGAATGGGCGGAATTCTACGAACGCCTGTTCAACTTCCGCGAGGTACGGTATTTCGATATCGAAGGCCAGGTCACCGGCGTGAAGTCGAAGGCGATGACCTCGCCCTGCGGCAATATCCGGATACCCATCAACGAAGAAGGCACGGAGCAGAAAGGCCAGATCCAGGAATATCTGGATCTGTATCGCGGCGAAGGCATACAGCATATCGCCATGGGTACCGACGACATCTATGCGACGGTGGAAGCGCTGCGCGCTCGCGGCGTCACCTTCCTGGACACGCCGGATACGTATTACGAGCTGCTCGACCGGCGCATTCCGGATCATGGGGAGCAGACCGCGCGCCTGGCGCATAACCGCATCCTGCTGGATGGCGCCCCGGGTGGCGGGCTGTTGCTGCAGATCTTCACCGAAAACCAGGTGGGCCCGATCTTCTTCGAGATCATTCAACGCAAGGGCAACGAAGGCTTCGGCGAAGGCAACTTCAAGGCGCTGTTCGAGTCCATCGAGCTGGACCAGATGCGGCGCGGGGTGCTGAAGCCGGTGGAGACCGCCGGCAAGGACTGA
- a CDS encoding c-type cytochrome, giving the protein MHLKIEGIRGRVAVAALGLLLAQGAMAQTVGESLVKSKVCLGCHQVDTPRVGPPFRAVAERYAGQPDAEAYLSNSIRNGGRYRWGKLSMAAQPQVSPEEAHEIAKWILTLAPDQKKP; this is encoded by the coding sequence ATGCATTTGAAGATTGAAGGAATACGCGGTCGCGTGGCCGTGGCCGCGCTGGGCTTGCTCCTGGCGCAGGGCGCCATGGCCCAGACCGTGGGAGAGTCCCTGGTAAAAAGCAAGGTATGCCTGGGGTGCCATCAGGTGGATACCCCCCGCGTCGGACCGCCGTTCCGGGCCGTTGCGGAGCGCTACGCCGGCCAGCCCGACGCCGAGGCCTACCTATCCAATTCCATACGTAATGGCGGCCGCTATCGCTGGGGCAAGCTGTCGATGGCGGCCCAACCGCAGGTCAGTCCGGAGGAAGCGCACGAGATCGCCAAATGGATCCTCACGCTCGCCCCGGACCAGAAAAAGCCCTGA
- the ilvD gene encoding dihydroxy-acid dehydratase, whose translation MAANERSRHITHGVARAPNRAMYYALGYRETDFDKPMIGVANGHSTITPCNSGLQRLADAAVDAVRAAGANPQTFGTPTISDGMSMGTEGMKYSLVSREVIADCIETAVQGQWMDGVVVIGGCDKNMPGGMIAMARMNVPAIYVYGGTIKPGHYKGKDLTIVSVFEAVGEYTMGRMDETDFKQIEKCSVPGSGSCGGMYTANTMSASFEAMGLSLPYSSTMANEDVEKTASAAESARVLVEAVKRQIRPRNLITRHSIENAVAVIMATGGSTNAVLHFLAIAHAAEVDWTIDDFERMRRRIPVICDLKPSGRYVATDLHRAGGIPQVMKLLLNAGLLHGDCPTITGKTIAETLRDVPDAPPAGQDVIRPIDQALYAQGHLAILKGNLAPEGCVAKITGLKNPVMTGRARVFDSEDAAMDAIMARAIVDGDVVVIRYEGPKGGPGMREMLSPTSALVGQGLGETVGLITDGRFSGGTWGMVVGHVAPEAFVGGPIALIREGDSVTIDAHRLLLQLNISDEEMADRRKAWTPPKPRYTRGVLAKFGKLAGTASRGAVTDAFED comes from the coding sequence ATGGCAGCTAACGAACGTTCCCGGCATATCACGCATGGCGTGGCGCGCGCGCCGAATCGCGCCATGTACTACGCGCTGGGCTATCGCGAAACCGATTTCGACAAACCCATGATCGGCGTGGCCAACGGCCATTCGACGATTACGCCATGCAATAGCGGCCTGCAGCGGCTGGCCGATGCCGCGGTGGACGCCGTGCGGGCGGCGGGCGCGAACCCGCAGACCTTCGGCACGCCGACGATCTCCGATGGCATGTCCATGGGCACCGAAGGCATGAAGTACTCGCTCGTATCGCGCGAGGTCATCGCCGACTGCATCGAGACGGCTGTCCAGGGCCAGTGGATGGACGGCGTGGTCGTCATCGGCGGCTGCGACAAGAACATGCCGGGCGGCATGATCGCCATGGCGCGCATGAACGTGCCGGCCATCTATGTCTATGGCGGCACCATCAAGCCTGGCCATTACAAGGGGAAGGACCTGACCATCGTCTCGGTCTTCGAGGCGGTCGGCGAATACACCATGGGCCGCATGGACGAAACGGACTTCAAGCAGATCGAGAAATGCTCGGTGCCGGGGTCCGGTTCCTGTGGCGGGATGTACACGGCCAACACCATGAGCGCGTCCTTCGAGGCGATGGGCCTGAGCTTGCCGTATTCCAGCACCATGGCCAACGAAGACGTGGAAAAGACGGCTTCGGCGGCCGAGTCCGCGCGCGTGCTGGTGGAAGCGGTCAAGCGCCAGATACGGCCGCGCAACCTCATTACGCGCCACTCCATCGAAAACGCGGTGGCCGTCATCATGGCGACCGGCGGCTCCACCAACGCGGTGCTGCATTTCCTCGCCATCGCCCACGCGGCGGAAGTCGACTGGACCATCGACGATTTCGAACGCATGCGCCGCCGCATCCCGGTCATCTGCGACCTGAAGCCTTCCGGCCGCTACGTGGCCACCGATCTGCATCGTGCCGGCGGCATTCCCCAGGTGATGAAGCTGCTGCTCAACGCGGGCCTGCTCCATGGCGATTGCCCCACGATCACCGGCAAGACCATCGCCGAAACGCTGCGGGACGTGCCCGATGCGCCGCCGGCCGGGCAGGATGTGATCCGGCCCATCGACCAGGCGCTCTATGCGCAAGGGCATCTGGCGATCCTGAAGGGCAATCTGGCGCCGGAAGGCTGCGTGGCGAAGATCACCGGCCTGAAGAACCCCGTGATGACGGGCCGCGCGCGCGTCTTCGATTCCGAGGACGCCGCCATGGACGCCATCATGGCGCGCGCGATCGTGGACGGGGATGTGGTGGTCATACGCTATGAAGGTCCCAAGGGCGGACCCGGCATGCGCGAGATGCTGTCGCCGACCTCCGCGCTGGTCGGCCAGGGGCTGGGCGAGACCGTGGGCTTGATTACCGACGGAAGGTTTTCCGGCGGCACCTGGGGCATGGTGGTCGGCCACGTGGCGCCGGAAGCCTTCGTGGGCGGTCCCATCGCGCTCATCCGCGAAGGCGATTCGGTTACCATCGATGCCCACCGACTACTGCTGCAACTGAATATCAGCGACGAGGAAATGGCCGATCGCCGCAAAGCCTGGACGCCGCCCAAACCGCGCTACACGCGCGGCGTGCTGGCCAAGTTCGGCAAGCTGGCCGGCACTGCCAGTCGCGGAGCCGTCACCGATGCATTTGAAGATTGA
- the lgt gene encoding prolipoprotein diacylglyceryl transferase codes for MLRYPQFDPIAIRIGPLAVHWYGLMYLLGFGLVYLLGRWRIAHGKVAGGFTARDLEDLIFYSVIGVVAGGRLGYVLFYKPSYYFSHPLEIFYLWQGGMSFHGGLLGVILVMLYFARKRGVSFFTVSDFIAPLIPLALAMGRLGNFINGELWGRPTDVPWAMVFPQSGDGIPRHPSQLYELGLEGITLFIVMWWFARKPRPTGQVSALFLIGYGTFRFLVEFTREPDDFLGLLAGGLSMGQWLSIPMVIIGVFLFVFTAKRSSR; via the coding sequence ATGCTGCGCTATCCTCAATTCGATCCCATCGCAATCCGCATCGGGCCATTGGCCGTACATTGGTATGGACTGATGTACCTGCTGGGCTTCGGATTGGTCTACCTGCTTGGACGCTGGCGCATCGCGCATGGCAAGGTCGCCGGGGGATTCACCGCGCGCGACCTGGAAGACCTGATCTTCTATAGCGTGATCGGCGTGGTGGCGGGCGGACGGCTGGGCTACGTGCTGTTCTACAAGCCGTCGTACTACTTCTCGCATCCGCTGGAAATCTTTTATCTATGGCAGGGCGGCATGTCCTTCCACGGCGGACTGCTGGGCGTGATCCTGGTCATGCTGTATTTCGCGCGCAAGCGCGGCGTGTCCTTTTTCACGGTCAGCGACTTCATCGCCCCATTGATCCCCCTGGCCCTGGCCATGGGGAGACTGGGCAATTTCATCAACGGCGAATTGTGGGGCCGGCCCACCGATGTGCCGTGGGCCATGGTGTTCCCGCAAAGCGGCGACGGCATCCCGCGCCATCCATCGCAGTTGTATGAACTGGGGCTGGAAGGCATTACGCTGTTCATCGTGATGTGGTGGTTCGCCCGCAAGCCGCGCCCCACCGGGCAGGTAAGCGCCCTGTTCCTGATCGGCTACGGCACCTTCCGCTTCCTGGTGGAGTTCACCAGGGAACCTGACGACTTCCTGGGCCTGCTGGCCGGCGGGCTCAGCATGGGCCAGTGGCTGTCGATCCCCATGGTGATCATCGGCGTGTTCCTGTTCGTCTTTACTGCAAAACGATCGTCCCGTTGA
- a CDS encoding SIMPL domain-containing protein (The SIMPL domain is named for its presence in mouse protein SIMPL (signalling molecule that associates with mouse pelle-like kinase). Bacterial member BP26, from Brucella, was shown to assemble into a channel-like structure, while YggE from E. coli has been associated with resistance to oxidative stress.): MPAATMAQGAPSADAHHATQAGDRQDAGPLLTLQAAATEEVRQDTVQITVSAQVEAPDQAGVGKKLNALLDDLMKTAKSNPDVSARTGSYRVWPNNNTKGKIVGWQGEGSIVLESTNFDAASALATRMGDKSAISNIGFTLSRKAREAVERKLLNQAAQAFRERALAAASAFGFSGYRLKKIDLGGVGAVAPRAYMAMAKGAMPPAPAADVPLQADMVTVSVDINGTIVLQ, translated from the coding sequence ATGCCGGCCGCGACGATGGCGCAAGGCGCGCCGTCCGCCGATGCCCACCATGCCACGCAGGCGGGCGACAGGCAGGACGCTGGCCCGCTGCTGACGCTGCAGGCGGCGGCCACGGAAGAAGTCCGCCAGGACACGGTGCAGATCACCGTCAGCGCGCAGGTCGAAGCGCCCGACCAGGCCGGGGTGGGAAAGAAGCTGAATGCATTGCTCGACGACTTGATGAAGACCGCCAAGAGCAACCCCGACGTCAGCGCGCGCACGGGAAGCTACCGCGTCTGGCCCAACAACAATACGAAGGGCAAGATCGTCGGCTGGCAGGGCGAAGGCTCCATCGTCCTCGAATCGACCAACTTCGACGCCGCCTCGGCGCTGGCGACCAGGATGGGCGACAAGAGCGCGATTTCCAATATCGGCTTCACCTTGTCGCGCAAGGCGCGCGAAGCCGTGGAACGCAAGCTGTTGAACCAGGCGGCCCAGGCCTTCCGCGAGCGTGCGCTGGCGGCGGCGTCGGCATTCGGATTCAGCGGCTATCGCCTGAAGAAAATCGATCTGGGCGGCGTCGGCGCGGTCGCGCCGCGCGCCTATATGGCCATGGCGAAGGGCGCCATGCCACCCGCGCCGGCTGCCGATGTTCCCCTGCAGGCCGACATGGTCACCGTCAGCGTGGACATCAACGGGACGATCGTTTTGCAGTAA
- a CDS encoding cell division protein ZapA, with protein MERVDVNILGREYSMACSAEEKPTLLAAVRHVDQLMQRIQGTGKVSSNERIAVMAALQVAGELLSMKAPDGPLGGLAVGDFKRRIEDMNSMLDDALSGQEKLL; from the coding sequence ATGGAACGCGTAGACGTAAATATCCTGGGCCGCGAATACTCGATGGCCTGCTCTGCGGAAGAAAAACCCACCTTGCTGGCCGCGGTGCGGCATGTGGATCAGCTCATGCAGCGCATCCAGGGCACCGGCAAGGTGTCCAGCAATGAACGCATCGCGGTGATGGCCGCGCTGCAGGTCGCCGGTGAATTGCTTTCCATGAAAGCGCCCGACGGTCCCTTGGGCGGCTTGGCGGTCGGCGACTTCAAGCGTAGAATTGAGGACATGAATTCGATGTTGGACGACGCCCTCTCCGGGCAGGAAAAATTGCTGTAG
- a CDS encoding tripartite tricarboxylate transporter TctB family protein, whose protein sequence is MQLRNRQDFWSGIMFIVLGLGFAFQATSYQMGTAARMGPGYFPFWLGVVLALLGAIVLIGSLSKKATETHVDKFEWRIAFLVLGSVVLYGVVLRFLGVYISVFLLVVVSSLASHEFNWKVAVANGIFLVLFVWLAFIKGLGLIFPLWPSFIGAN, encoded by the coding sequence ATGCAGCTACGTAACAGACAGGACTTCTGGTCCGGGATAATGTTTATCGTCCTGGGACTGGGATTCGCCTTCCAAGCGACCAGCTACCAAATGGGTACCGCTGCGCGCATGGGCCCCGGGTACTTTCCCTTCTGGCTGGGCGTCGTCCTGGCGCTGCTGGGCGCCATCGTCCTGATCGGTTCGCTTTCGAAGAAGGCCACCGAAACCCACGTCGACAAGTTCGAATGGCGCATCGCCTTCCTGGTGCTCGGCTCCGTGGTGCTCTACGGCGTCGTCCTGCGCTTCCTGGGCGTCTACATCTCCGTCTTCCTGCTGGTCGTCGTCAGCAGCCTGGCGAGCCATGAATTCAACTGGAAGGTCGCCGTCGCGAACGGCATCTTCCTGGTGCTGTTCGTCTGGCTGGCATTCATCAAGGGCCTCGGTTTGATCTTCCCGCTTTGGCCGTCCTTCATTGGCGCGAACTAA
- a CDS encoding tripartite tricarboxylate transporter permease has translation MELLNNLMLGFSVAISPENLAYALLGCLLGTLIGVLPGIGPVPTIAMLLPITYVLPPVAGLIMLAGIYYGAQYGGSTTAILVALPGETSAVVTVLDGHQMARNGRAGAALAIAALGSFFAGCVATVLLAAFAPPLAEVAFKFGPAEYFSLMVLGLVGAVVLASGSLPKAIAMILLGLLLGMVGTDVNSGVARYDFGIPELQDGIDFAIVAMGVFGFAEIMTNLEQKENRVDITDKIGSLYPNKTEFKEAYPAVLRGTALGSALGILPGGGAVLSSFASYTLEKKISRNPQRFGKGHPAGLAGPESANNAAAQTSFIPLLTLGIPGNAVMALMVGAMTIHNIQPGPQVMSSHPELFWGLIASMWIGNLMLVVLNLPLIGLWVKLLKVPYRVLFPAILVFCTIGVYSLNYNTFDIFMTAAFGLIGYVWSKLKCEGAPLLLGLVLGPMMEENFRRALLLSRGDFTTFVTRPLSASLLAAAIALVIIVALPSIRKKREETFVEEG, from the coding sequence ATGGAATTGTTGAACAACCTGATGCTGGGCTTCTCGGTGGCGATTTCGCCCGAGAACCTGGCCTACGCCCTGCTGGGCTGCCTGCTGGGTACGCTGATCGGCGTGCTCCCGGGCATCGGCCCCGTGCCGACGATCGCGATGCTGCTGCCGATCACCTATGTTCTGCCGCCCGTCGCGGGCCTGATCATGCTGGCCGGTATTTACTATGGCGCGCAATATGGCGGATCGACCACCGCCATCCTGGTGGCGCTGCCAGGCGAGACATCCGCGGTGGTGACCGTCCTGGATGGCCACCAGATGGCGCGCAACGGCCGGGCGGGCGCCGCGCTGGCGATTGCCGCGCTGGGTTCCTTCTTCGCCGGCTGCGTGGCCACGGTGCTGCTGGCCGCCTTCGCGCCCCCGCTGGCTGAAGTCGCCTTCAAGTTCGGTCCCGCGGAGTATTTCTCGCTGATGGTCCTGGGCCTGGTCGGCGCCGTGGTGCTGGCGTCCGGTTCGCTGCCCAAGGCGATCGCCATGATCCTGCTTGGCCTGCTCCTGGGCATGGTGGGCACGGACGTGAACTCCGGCGTGGCGCGCTACGACTTCGGCATCCCGGAACTGCAGGACGGCATCGATTTCGCCATCGTCGCCATGGGCGTGTTCGGCTTCGCCGAAATCATGACCAACCTGGAGCAGAAGGAAAACCGCGTCGACATCACCGACAAGATCGGCAGCCTGTACCCGAACAAGACCGAGTTCAAGGAAGCCTATCCCGCGGTGCTCCGCGGCACGGCCCTGGGTTCGGCGCTGGGCATCCTGCCCGGCGGCGGCGCGGTGCTGTCCTCGTTCGCCTCCTACACGCTGGAAAAGAAGATCTCGCGCAATCCGCAACGCTTCGGCAAGGGCCATCCGGCCGGCCTGGCGGGCCCGGAATCGGCCAACAACGCCGCGGCGCAGACCTCCTTCATCCCGCTGCTGACCCTGGGCATCCCGGGCAACGCGGTGATGGCGCTGATGGTGGGTGCGATGACCATCCACAACATCCAGCCCGGTCCGCAGGTCATGAGCAGCCACCCGGAACTGTTCTGGGGCCTGATCGCCTCGATGTGGATCGGCAACCTGATGCTGGTGGTGTTGAACCTGCCGCTGATCGGCCTGTGGGTCAAGCTGCTGAAGGTGCCCTACCGCGTCCTGTTCCCGGCCATCCTGGTGTTCTGCACGATCGGCGTGTACTCGCTGAACTACAACACCTTCGATATCTTCATGACGGCGGCATTCGGCCTGATCGGCTATGTGTGGTCGAAGCTGAAGTGCGAAGGCGCCCCGCTGCTGCTGGGCCTGGTGCTGGGACCCATGATGGAAGAAAACTTCCGTCGCGCCCTGCTGCTGTCGCGTGGCGATTTCACGACCTTCGTGACGCGCCCCCTGTCGGCTTCCCTGCTGGCCGCGGCGATCGCGCTGGTGATCATCGTGGCGCTGCCGTCGATCCGGAAAAAGCGCGAAGAGACCTTCGTCGAAGAAGGTTGA
- a CDS encoding gamma-glutamyltransferase family protein produces MTFDWQNPYRTARTPVFARNVVATSQPLAAQAGLRILAAGGNAVDAAIAAAATLTLTEPVSNGLGSDCFAIVWDGSRLHGLNASGTAPGGWNPDYFKRKHNGVIPMRGWDSVTVPGCVAGWSALHEKLGSLSFEDILAPAIDYAERGYAVSPVVQQKWAAQADVLQSLPGFAEHFLPRGRAPAVGEHFVLKGAASTLKRIAATGGRDFYEGETAHKLVAHAQAHDAAMTLADLRNYQPEWVTPLGQDYRGYTLHQIPPNGQGIAALIALGILQNFDVAARPVDHPETQHLLIEAMKLAFADVYAHVGDSRHMSVSPEQMLAPDYLAARAKLIDMRRAKLFTTGHAPIGGTIYLTAADRNGMMVSFIQSNYMGFGSGVVVPGTGVSLQNRGHGFTLEAGHPNVVGGGKRPFHTIIPGFLMKEGAPVMSFGVMGGNMQPQGHLQTLVRMLDFGQQPQAACDAPRWKWNHGISVDIEPDMPQQVLDALRARGHLLEGLEDPYMDFGSGQFIWRLGDPAVDGYVAASDSRRDGLAAGF; encoded by the coding sequence ATGACCTTTGATTGGCAGAATCCCTACAGGACTGCGCGCACGCCCGTGTTCGCGCGCAATGTGGTGGCGACCTCCCAGCCGCTGGCCGCGCAGGCCGGCCTGCGCATATTGGCCGCCGGCGGCAATGCCGTCGACGCCGCCATCGCGGCCGCCGCGACCCTGACCTTGACCGAACCGGTCAGCAACGGCCTGGGGTCCGACTGTTTCGCCATCGTGTGGGACGGCTCGCGGCTGCACGGGCTGAATGCCTCGGGCACGGCGCCCGGCGGCTGGAATCCCGACTATTTCAAGCGCAAGCACAACGGCGTGATCCCGATGCGCGGCTGGGACAGCGTCACGGTGCCGGGCTGCGTGGCGGGCTGGAGCGCCCTGCACGAAAAGCTGGGATCCCTGTCGTTCGAGGACATCCTGGCGCCGGCCATCGATTATGCGGAGCGCGGTTACGCGGTATCGCCCGTGGTGCAGCAGAAATGGGCCGCGCAGGCCGATGTCCTGCAATCGCTGCCCGGCTTCGCCGAACACTTCCTGCCGCGCGGACGCGCGCCCGCGGTGGGGGAACACTTCGTCCTGAAGGGCGCGGCCAGCACGCTCAAGCGCATCGCCGCGACGGGCGGCCGAGATTTCTACGAAGGCGAGACCGCGCACAAGCTGGTGGCGCACGCGCAGGCGCACGACGCCGCGATGACGCTGGCCGACCTGCGCAACTACCAGCCGGAGTGGGTGACCCCGCTGGGCCAGGACTACCGCGGCTATACGCTGCACCAGATCCCTCCCAACGGCCAGGGCATCGCCGCGCTGATCGCGCTGGGCATCCTGCAGAACTTCGACGTGGCGGCGCGCCCGGTCGATCATCCCGAGACCCAGCATCTGCTGATCGAGGCCATGAAGCTGGCGTTCGCCGACGTCTACGCCCACGTCGGCGATTCGCGGCACATGTCGGTATCGCCCGAGCAGATGCTGGCGCCCGACTACCTGGCCGCGCGCGCCAAGCTGATCGACATGCGGCGCGCGAAGCTGTTCACCACGGGCCATGCGCCGATAGGCGGCACCATCTACCTGACCGCGGCCGATCGCAACGGCATGATGGTCAGCTTCATCCAGTCCAACTACATGGGATTCGGCTCCGGCGTGGTCGTGCCGGGCACGGGCGTCAGCCTGCAGAATCGCGGCCATGGCTTCACGCTGGAAGCCGGGCATCCCAATGTCGTCGGCGGCGGCAAGCGGCCTTTCCACACCATCATCCCGGGCTTCCTGATGAAGGAAGGCGCCCCGGTGATGAGCTTCGGCGTGATGGGCGGCAATATGCAGCCGCAGGGCCATCTGCAGACGCTCGTGCGCATGCTCGACTTCGGCCAGCAGCCGCAGGCCGCCTGTGATGCGCCGCGCTGGAAATGGAACCACGGCATATCGGTGGATATCGAGCCCGACATGCCGCAACAGGTGCTGGACGCGCTGCGCGCGCGCGGCCACCTGCTGGAAGGCCTGGAAGATCCGTACATGGATTTCGGCTCGGGCCAGTTCATCTGGCGCCTGGGCGACCCGGCGGTCGATGGCTACGTGGCCGCGAGCGACAGCCGCCGCGACGGCCTGGCGGCCGGCTTCTAG